Proteins from a genomic interval of Phlebotomus papatasi isolate M1 chromosome 3, Ppap_2.1, whole genome shotgun sequence:
- the LOC129805761 gene encoding uncharacterized protein LOC129805761 yields the protein MNPTRLFLKDRKILLRVAEKSDYDKTLQFLRKHFYPYDTFGQGNSQCREDEEIEMQSIDSGTSVLAISDDSKMELVGVSLARDFREHDSRKLLKRLQNLSDQRGHPTDLDGLIFLEELKLRSEVCRRFGINEVLYTSLTCVREDFRKLTLSNILIDKTIECGAKLGFKFAFGLTLAEIPYIFMRSLQYQTFYSLKFVDYVNYRGIRVFSHFPPEAIANVAGKPIKIQ from the coding sequence ATGAATCCAACAAGATTGTTCCTGAAAGATCGTAAAATTCTCTTGAGAGTGGCAGAAAAAAGTGATTACGACAAAACTCTTCAGTTTCTAAGGAAACATTTCTATCCCTACGATACCTTTGGTCAAGGAAACTCACAATGCCGAGAGGATGAGGAAATTGAGATGCAATCCATTGACTCAGGTACATCAGTTCTTGCCATATCAGATGACAGCAAGATGGAATTGGTTGGAGTTTCCTTAGCTCGAGATTTCCGTGAACACGATTCCCGTAAACTTCTGAAGAGATTGCAGAACCTTTCTGATCAACGTGGCCATCCTACCGATCTCGATGGACTTATATTCCTTGAAGAATTGAAGCTGCGATCGGAAGTTTGTCGTCGATTTGGAATAAATGAAGTTCTTTATACATCTCTTACATGTGTTAGAGAAGATTTCCGAAAATTAACCCTGTCTAATATTCTTATTGACAAGACCATTGAATGTGGAGCTAAACTGGGATTCAAGTTTGCCTTCGGATTGACGCTTGCCGAAATACCTTATATATTTATGAGATCTTTACAATATCAAACGTTTTATTCTCTGAAATTTGTGGACTATGTAAATTACCGTGGAATACGTGTGTTTAGCCATTTTCCTCCAGAAGCAATTGCTAATGTTGCAGGAAAACCTATCAAAATCcaataa